Proteins from a single region of Theobroma cacao cultivar B97-61/B2 chromosome 10, Criollo_cocoa_genome_V2, whole genome shotgun sequence:
- the LOC18586334 gene encoding uncharacterized protein LOC18586334 isoform X3: MDEAKEKGGSGSIVTESLVTVSETAVETMACEGQVQIEEGVEGGPINGDDIMVEVLGSHVYVDGICTTDGGGGGGGGVGGDSNDEAVCGHDEPGEVGLEGNLTSLDGEDDTAGDLGSRSEVSCGETLSAIERGKAQNEVNGAGIEGSSAPDSSAGGEACQNAEPSSRMDKGGGDANQARETQKVGDLDGNELNHENQSAVVCLSAASEDSNVQTQAVNEAPMTIDGEDLNTTDGARETISGRTKKAADVDADSNSLDVKTQVTVEDVPHCEAKDLVSSIQPTELVVEGQLDEKVSLNMEIDKQGTDSEQCQMEVNTSHQIIKNHATGNDLSLKAGTDIDRGEEVDLCMGEAVDVENQNSDAKIVGSDAEQDVKVQEDSIKVETVGIGTENHKNACEGSELLGHQKDAFVGSDGGEVLKVNNNVSNQISTSVASDKVLHSSGNEDQLAKSSVSEDDSSVGQDLYVEEQVTGAEQDGLDQVQEMEVEEHDTDSEQPTNIDEKTVKRTVLKCASAVKVHQAKYLLLSEEEGEFSVSGLVWGKVRSHPWWPGQIFDPSDASEKAVKYHKKDCFLVAYFGDRTFAWNEASLLKPFRTHFSQIEKQSNSESFQNAVNCALEEVSRRAELGLACSCMPQDAYDKIKFQKVENTGVRQESSIRDGVDVSLSASSFEPDKLVDYMKALAESPSGGGDRLDLVIVKAQLLAFYRLKGYHQLPEFQFCGGLSENEANTSHSEENMYFGEEIEHTTPMDTDAEQISTGQETSMSQRSSYLKRKHNLKDGLYPSKKERSLSELMDETFDSPDVENGTDGIANRLPSSSSGKKRKAVDSFDDSVVQEGRKTISLAKVSLTTPHFPKPSFKIGECIRRAASQMTGSPLIPKGKLDGGSENTAADGYDVPFDNSEDAQRKRMNVTAEYSSLDELLSQLHLAACDPMKSYSSFNIFISFFSDFRDSLVVDQLPGDKAGGKRKKSPNSIIGFPETFEFEDMNDTYWTDRIVQNGSEEHPLHGNGRGQYQIVPVELEKPLQKGRKSRKRYSDVNHDLTAEKPPGYVDERAPAELVMNFSEINSVPSETKLNKMFKHFGPLKESETEVDRETSRARVVFRRSSDAEVAYNSAGKFNIFGSVAVNYQLNYTISESFKASLYAPTLAEETPLMASTLGGDHGLVASSLSETSLIAPSLGEEASFMVSTLGEDTLSIATTFHEESSMIASSLGDDTLAISTTLGDGASIIATTMYEETLPIASTTGEGTMGVATTIGDQSFMVATTVGEQFSTVVTTISEQTSAVATTMGEEDSFITTTLSKETSTITTTLGGETSMVNVSLDEETSSMATLGEETLSIPASLGEETPSIPTSLDEETPSVPTTLGEETPSIPTTLGEEILTIPSTLGEETPIYPVTLAEETPTITITLGQETPDLHTTLGAETPVIPSTLDKETPVIPPTLGEETPAIPPTLSDEISTITVTLGQETQTIPTIVAEETTTVLATLVEETTTIPTTLHEETLAVPTTLAERTPTIPTTLGEETATIPTTLGKETESIPKTLGEETSTNSTTLGEETSTIPTTLAEEIPTNPTTVTEETSTIPTTLGEETVAIPTTLGLEASTVLTTTGEEPSTVSTTMGMETLPPAVAEGGEEV; this comes from the exons ATGGATGAAGCAAAAGAGAAGGGTGGTTCAGGGAGTATTGTTACGGAATCTTTAGTAACTGTTAGTGAAACTGCGGTTGAGACAATGGCTTGTGAGGGTCAAGTTCAGATTGAGGAAGGAGTGGAAGGAGGTCCTATTAATGGAGATGATATAATGGTGGAGGTTTTGGGTTCtcatgtttatgttgatgGTATTTGTACTACTGATGGGGGAGGTGGAGGTGGAGGTGGGGTTGGGGGTGATTCAAATGATGAAGCTGTTTGTGGTCATGATGAGCCAGGTGAAGTTGGTTTGGAGGGTAATTTGACTAGTTTAGATGGTGAAGATGATACAGCTGGTGATTTGGGTTCAAGGAGCGAGGTTTCGTGTGGTGAAACATTGTCAGCAATTGAGAGGGGTAAGGCTCAGAATGAGGTAAATGGAGCTGGGATTGAAGGTTCTAGTGCACCTGATAGTTCTGCAGGGGGAGAAGCTTGTCAGAATGCAGAGCCTTCTAGCAGAATGGATAAAGGTGGGGGAGATGCAAATCAAGCTCGGGAGACACAAAAAGTTGGTGATTTGGATGGCAATGAATTAAATCATGAAAACCAGAGTGCAGTTGTATGTTTGTCAGCTGCTTCTGAAGATTCAAATGTGCAAACTCAAGCTGTCAATGAAGCTCCAATGACTATTGATGGGGAAGATTTAAATACCACAGATGGTGCTCGTGAAACTATATCTGGACGAACAAAGAAAGCTGCTGATGTTGATGCAGACTCCAATTCCTTGGACGTGAAGACACAGGTTACTGTTGAAGATGTTCCCCACTGTGAAGCTAAAG ATTTGGTATCCTCGATTCAGCCAACTGAATTGGTTGTTGAAGGTCAATTGGACGAGAAG GTTAGTTTGAACATGGAAATTGACAAGCAGGGTACTGATTCTGAGCAATGCCAGATGGAAGTTAATACTTCTCACCAGATCATTAAAAATCATGCTACAG GAAATGACCTAAGCTTAAAGGCTGGCACAGACATTGACAGGGGAGAGGAAGTTGATTTATGTATGGGGGAAGCAGTGGATGTTGAAAACCAGAATTCTGATGCCAAAATTGTTGGTTCTGATGCAGAGCAAGATGTTAAAGTTCAAGAAGATTCTATTAAAGTTGAGACAGTGGGCATTGGCActgaaaatcacaaaaatgcATGTGAAGGTTCAGAATTGTTGGGTCACCAAAAAGATGCATTTGTTGGTAGTGATGGAGGTGAAGTATTGAAAGTCAATAACAATGTTTCAAACCAAATATCTACCTCTGTTGCTTCAGATAAGGTATTACATTCCTCGGGAAATGAAGATCAGCTAGCTAAGAGTTCAGTTTCTGAGGATGATTCAAGTGTAGGGCAAGATTTGTATGTTGAAGAACAAGTTACTGGTGCTGAACAAGATGGTTTAGACCAAGTGCAAGAAATGGAAGTTGAAGAACATGATACTGATTCTGAACAGCCAACTAACATTGATGAAAAGACTGTCAAACGGACAGTTCTAAAGTGTGCAAGTGCAGTAAAGGTCCATCAAGCTAAGTACCTGCTGCTGTCAGAGGAAGAAGGTGAGTTTTCTGTGTCTGGTTTAGTCTGGGGTAAGGTGAGGAGCCATCCATGGTGGCCAGGACAAATATTTGATCCATCAGATGCTTCTGAGAAGGCAGTGAAGTATCATAAGAAGGATTGCTTTTTGGTTGCCTACTTTGGGGATCGAACTTTTGCTTGGAATGAAGCATCTCTTTTGAAGccatttcgaactcatttcTCTCAGATAGAGAAGCAGAGTAATTCGGAGTCATTCCAGAATGCGGTCAATTGTGCTTTGGAAGAAGTCTCTAGACGGGCAGAGCTGGGTTTGGCTTGCTCTTGCATGCCACAGGACGCCTatgacaagataaaatttcaaaaagttGAGAATACGGGAGTTCGGCAAGAATCAAGTATAAGAGATGGTGTTGATGTGTCTTTGAGTGCTAGTTCTTTTGAACCTGACAAATTAGTTGACTATATGAAAGCCTTAGCAGAGTCTCCATCTGGTGGGGGTGATCGGCTTGACCTTGTAATTGTTAAAGCCCAATTGTTGGCATTCTATCGTTTAAAAGGTTATCATCAACTGCCAGAATTCCAATTCTGTGGAGGGTTAAGTGAAAATGAAGCAAATACCTCACATTCTGAAGAGAATATGTACTTTGGCGAGGAAATTGAGCATACTACACCTATGGATACAGATGCGGAGCAAATTTCCACTGGCCAGGAGACTTCAATGTCTCAGAGAAGCTCTTACCTTAAACGTAAGCATAATCTGAAGGATGGATTATATCCtagtaaaaaggaaagaagcttGTCTGAATTGATGGATGAGACATTTGATTCTCCTGATGTTGAAAATGGGACTGATGGGATAGCTAATAGGCTCCCTTCATCATCATCtggcaagaaaagaaaggctGTTGATTCTTTTGACGACTCAGTGGTGCAGGAAGGGAGGAAGACAATTTCCCTTGCCAAAGTGTCTTTAACCACACCCCATTTCCCAAAGCCATCCTTTAAAATTGGTGAATGTATCCGTAGAGCTGCTAGCCAAATGACTGGATCTCCGTTGATTCCAAAGGGTAAGCTTGATGGAGGCAGTGAAAATACTGCTGCAGATGGGTATGATGTTCCCTTTGATAATTCTGAAGATGCCCAGCGAAAGAGGATGAATGTTACAGCTGAATACTCATCACTAGACGAGTTGCTATCACAACTTCACTTGGCAGCATGTGATCCGATGAAAAGTTACagttcttttaatatttttattagcTTCTTTTCTGATTTCAGAGATTCATTGGTTGTGGATCAGCTTCCTGGGGACAAAGCAGGTGGCAAAAGGAAGAAGTCACCCAATTCTATCATTGGGTTTCCAGAAACTTTTGAGTTTGAGGACATGAATGACACTTATTGGACTGACAGAATAGTCCAAAATGGTTCTGAAGAGCACCCATTACACGGAAATGGAAGGGGACAATATCAAATTGTGCCTGTTGAATTAGAGAAACCACTTCAAAAAGGCCGTAAGTCACGGAAACGATATTCTGATGTCAATCACGATCTGACAGCAGAAAAACCCCCTGGCTATGTTGATGAGAGGGCCCCGGCAGAACTTGTTATGAACTTCTCTGAGATTAATTCTGTTCCTTCAGAAACAAAGCTAAATAAGATGTTCAAGCACTTTGGACCATTAAAGGAATCTGAGACAGAAGTTGATCGTGAAACCAGCCGTGCCAGAGTTGTTTTTAGAAGATCATCTGATGCGGAAGTTGCCTACAATAGTGCAGGAAAGTTCAACATCTTTGGGTCAGTGGCTGTAAATTATCAACTCAACTACACTATATCTGAATCATTCAAAGCTTCATTGTATGCTCCGACCCTAGCTGAGGAGACTCCACTCATGGCTTCAACCCTAGGTGGGGACCATGGACTTGTTGCCTCATCACTGAGTGAAACTTCACTCATTGCCCCAAGCCTAGGCGAGGAAGCTTCTTTCATGGTTTCAACCCTTGGTGAGGACACTTTATCCATTGCTACTACTTTCCATGAGGAATCTTCGATGATAGCCTCATCCTTAGGTGACGACACTTTGGCCATTTCCACAACTTTAGGTGATGGAGCTTCAATCATTGCCACAACCATGTATGAGGAAACATTGCCCATTGCCTCTACCACAGGTGAGGGAACTATGGGTGTTGCTACAACTATTGGTGACCAATCTTTTATGGTTGCCACAACTGTAGGTGAACAATTTTCAACAGTTGTTACAACTATTAGTGAGCAAACCTCAGCAGTTGCCACAACCATGGGTGAGGAAGATTCATTTATAACCACAACCTTGAGCAAAGAAACTTCAACCATCACCACAACTTTGGGTGGGGAAACCTCAATGGTTAATGTAAGTCTAGATGAGGAAACTTCAAGCATGGCTACCTTAGGTGAAGAAACTCTTAGCATTCCCGCAAGCTTGGGTGAAGAAACTCCTAGCATTCCCACAAGCTTGGATGAAGAAACGCCTAGCGTTCCCACAACCTTGGGTGAAGAAACTCCTAGCATTCCCACAACCTTGGGTGAAGAAATTCTTACCATTCCCTCAACCTTGGGCGAAGAAACTCCTATCTATCCTGTGACCTTGGCAGAAGAAACCCCTACCATTACCATAACCTTGGGCCAAGAAACTCCTGACTTACACACAACATTGGGTGCAGAAACTCCAGTCATTCCTTCAACCTTGGACAAAGAAACTCCTGTCATTCCTCCAACCTTGGGTGAAGAAACTCCTGCCATTCCTCCAACCTTGAGCGATGAAATTTCGACCATCACTGTAACCCTGGGTCAGGAAACTCAGACCATTCCTACAATTGTCGCTGAGGAAACTACAACCGTTCTTGCAACCTTGGTTGAGGAAACTACAACTATTCCTACAACCTTGCATGAAGAAACTCTAGCTGTTCCCACAACCTTGGCTGAGAGAACTCCAACTATTCCCACAACCTTGGGTGAGGAAACTGCGACTATTCCCACCACCTTGGGCAAGGAAACTGAAAGTATTCCCAAAACCTTGGGTGAGGAAACTTCAACTAATTCCACAACCTTGGGTGAGGAAACTTCTACTATTCCAACAACCTTGGCTGAGGAAATTCCAACTAATCCGACAACCGTGACTGAGGAAACTTCGACTATTCCCACAACCTTGGGCGAGGAAACTGTGGCTATTCCCACAACGTTGGGTTTGGAAGCTTCGACTGTTCTTACAACTACAGGTGAGGAACCATCAACTGTTTCCACAACTATGGGAATGGAGACTTTGCCCCCTGCTGTGGCTGAAG GGGGAGAAGAGGTGTAA